One window from the genome of Deinococcus sp. NW-56 encodes:
- a CDS encoding NUDIX domain-containing protein: MLTLVVWLIVRDASGRVLLGRRSGTTFADGLWNLPGGAVEPGEGLLDAVTREAREEVGLRLDPAALRSLGVSRYDIVGLGGPVAGVDFLFLADTWEGEPLPLDKTSEVGWFAPDALPPDCLPWLPDVLRAHLLDGVRLSEQLTGVEGVRGWAG, translated from the coding sequence GTGTTAACTCTCGTGGTGTGGTTGATCGTGCGGGACGCCTCGGGCCGGGTGCTGCTGGGGCGGCGGTCGGGGACGACCTTCGCGGACGGCCTGTGGAACCTGCCCGGCGGCGCGGTGGAACCCGGCGAGGGCCTGCTGGACGCCGTGACCCGCGAGGCCCGTGAGGAGGTTGGTCTGCGGCTGGACCCGGCCGCGCTGCGTTCGTTGGGCGTGTCCCGCTACGACATCGTGGGGCTGGGCGGTCCAGTCGCGGGCGTGGATTTCCTCTTCCTGGCTGACACCTGGGAGGGCGAGCCGCTCCCCCTCGACAAGACTTCTGAGGTGGGCTGGTTCGCCCCTGACGCTCTGCCGCCGGATTGCCTCCCCTGGCTTCCTGACGTGCTGCGGGCGCATCTGCTGGACGGCGTGCGCCTCAGCGAGCAACTCACCGGGGTGGAGGGGGTGCGGGGGTGGGCGGGGTAG
- a CDS encoding transporter substrate-binding domain-containing protein has translation MLKSRLLLLSTLALAATSVAHAELADVRKRGELRVVMSGEYPPFSQPAPDGSLTGFDADVAREIAKRLGVRARLIKAEFPSIIAGLQAGQFDIAVASQSKTPERERAVDFLSRPYYYDGLQLVVPANSSARSLAGLGGKPVAVAQGTVFEKFLRDRKYTNVVTYSGEQEIFLALNAGRAAGMITTRTVGSVAIKNGQKLKLAGPVLLQDNPYITLGKNQPQLKAAVEKAMASMRADGTMKRLSLKYLGSDITVPAK, from the coding sequence ATGTTGAAATCCCGTCTGCTGCTGCTGTCCACCCTCGCCCTCGCCGCCACTTCGGTGGCCCACGCCGAACTCGCCGATGTCCGCAAGCGCGGCGAACTGCGCGTCGTGATGAGCGGCGAGTACCCGCCCTTCTCGCAGCCCGCGCCCGACGGCTCGCTGACCGGCTTCGACGCCGACGTCGCGCGTGAAATTGCCAAGCGGCTCGGCGTCCGTGCCCGGCTGATCAAGGCCGAGTTCCCCTCCATCATCGCGGGGTTGCAGGCCGGGCAGTTCGACATCGCCGTCGCCTCCCAGAGCAAGACGCCCGAGCGCGAGCGGGCAGTGGACTTCCTGAGCCGCCCGTACTACTACGACGGTCTGCAACTGGTGGTGCCCGCCAACTCGTCGGCCCGCAGCCTCGCGGGGTTGGGCGGCAAGCCCGTCGCGGTGGCCCAGGGCACCGTCTTCGAGAAGTTCCTGCGCGACCGCAAGTACACCAACGTCGTGACCTACAGCGGCGAGCAGGAGATTTTCCTGGCGCTGAACGCGGGCCGCGCCGCCGGGATGATCACCACCCGCACGGTGGGCAGCGTCGCCATCAAGAACGGGCAGAAGCTCAAGCTGGCCGGGCCGGTGCTGTTGCAGGACAACCCCTACATCACGCTGGGCAAGAACCAGCCGCAGCTCAAGGCCGCTGTGGAAAAGGCGATGGCCTCCATGCGGGCCGACGGCACGATGAAGCGCCTGAGCCTCAAGTACCTCGGCTCCGACATCACGGTGCCCGCAAAGTAA
- a CDS encoding thiamine ABC transporter substrate-binding protein, with protein MRKTLLLGLLLAGTAHAQTTLTVITHDSFDVDKKLVAQFEQANKARVRFVRGGDTGELLNRLILTRRAPIADVVYGLDNSMLPRAKAAGILEAYRSPALAKVPAAYRLDEAGLLNTVDYGLVALNYDRAAWAKTGLPLPRSLDDLKKPQYARLTVVPSPATSSPGLAFLLATVNHYGEAGAWAWWREARANGMKVVRGWSDAYNKDFSKNGGKYPIVLSYASSPAAEVYYADGYDPKKPPAQAPTANLFLPGSTFLQLEGVGVLQGSKQPALARKFVDFMLSGGVQADIPTRMWIYPAVSGTKLDPVFRFAEKPEVKPVKSSVTANPQRLVDAWVTQVLRAR; from the coding sequence ATGCGTAAGACACTGCTGCTCGGCCTGCTGCTCGCGGGCACCGCCCACGCCCAGACCACCCTGACGGTGATCACCCACGACTCTTTCGACGTGGACAAGAAGCTGGTGGCCCAGTTCGAGCAGGCGAACAAGGCCCGCGTGCGCTTTGTGCGGGGTGGGGACACAGGAGAACTCCTCAATCGCCTGATCCTGACCCGCCGCGCCCCCATTGCCGACGTGGTGTACGGCCTGGACAACTCCATGCTGCCCCGCGCGAAGGCGGCCGGGATTCTGGAGGCGTACCGTTCACCCGCGCTGGCGAAAGTGCCCGCCGCCTACCGTCTGGACGAGGCGGGGCTGCTGAACACGGTGGACTACGGCCTGGTGGCCCTGAACTACGACCGGGCGGCGTGGGCGAAGACGGGCCTGCCCCTGCCCCGCAGCCTGGACGATCTGAAGAAGCCCCAGTACGCCCGCCTGACGGTGGTGCCCTCGCCCGCGACGAGCAGCCCCGGCCTCGCCTTCCTGCTCGCCACCGTGAACCACTACGGCGAGGCGGGCGCGTGGGCATGGTGGAGAGAAGCCCGCGCGAACGGCATGAAGGTCGTGCGCGGCTGGTCAGACGCCTACAACAAGGACTTCAGCAAGAACGGCGGTAAATACCCCATCGTTCTGAGCTACGCGAGCAGCCCCGCCGCCGAGGTCTATTACGCCGACGGCTACGACCCCAAAAAGCCGCCCGCCCAGGCCCCCACCGCCAACCTGTTCCTGCCGGGCAGCACCTTCCTGCAACTGGAGGGCGTGGGCGTCCTACAGGGGAGCAAGCAGCCCGCGCTGGCCCGCAAGTTCGTGGACTTCATGCTGTCAGGCGGCGTGCAGGCCGACATTCCCACCCGGATGTGGATATACCCGGCCGTGAGCGGCACCAAACTGGACCCCGTCTTCCGCTTTGCCGAGAAGCCCGAGGTCAAGCCTGTGAAGTCCAGCGTGACGGCCAATCCGCAGCGGCTGGTAGACGCGTGGGTGACGCAGGTGCTGCGGGCGAGGTGA
- the hemL gene encoding glutamate-1-semialdehyde 2,1-aminomutase — protein MTTDSLPSTARSEALFARARAVTPGGVNSPVRAFKSVGGTPRFIREAHGAYLTDADGTRYLDYIGSWGPMILGHDHPAVREAIASALAGGTSFGAPGEREVQLAETVTRITGVDRVRFVNSGTEATMSALRLARGFTRRKFILKFRGNYHGHADGLLVEAGSGLMTNAAGALGQAAPSSAGVPEEYAALTLVSEYNDPAALEALMAERGHEIAGVIFEPVVGNAGVLIPTPEFLAALHRVREHGVLLIADEVMTGFRLSLRGATGRLGLSPDLICWGKIIGGGLPVGAYGGRADVMDFVSPQGPVYQAGTLSGNPLAMAAGLATLEVLEGDPSIYERLEAYTTALADGLRSAAREAGVPLSVNHIGSMLTAFHQDAPDGSIRTYADAARSDTAAFATWFQALLGRGIYWAPSQFESIFVSAAHTDHDLNATLNAARAAYAGLGRTA, from the coding sequence ATGACCACCGACTCCCTTCCTTCCACCGCCCGGTCGGAGGCGCTGTTCGCCCGCGCCCGCGCCGTGACCCCCGGCGGCGTGAACAGCCCGGTGCGGGCCTTTAAGAGCGTGGGCGGCACTCCCCGCTTTATCCGGGAAGCCCACGGCGCCTACCTCACCGACGCGGACGGCACCCGCTATCTCGACTACATCGGCTCGTGGGGGCCGATGATCCTGGGGCACGACCATCCCGCCGTGCGGGAGGCCATCGCCTCGGCGCTCGCGGGCGGCACGTCCTTCGGCGCTCCCGGCGAGCGCGAGGTGCAACTGGCGGAAACCGTCACCCGCATCACCGGGGTGGACCGCGTGCGCTTCGTGAACAGCGGGACGGAAGCCACCATGAGCGCCCTGCGGCTGGCGCGGGGCTTTACCCGGCGCAAGTTCATCCTCAAGTTCCGGGGCAATTACCACGGCCACGCCGACGGCCTGCTGGTGGAAGCTGGAAGCGGGCTGATGACGAACGCGGCGGGCGCCCTGGGGCAGGCGGCGCCCAGCAGCGCGGGCGTGCCGGAGGAGTACGCGGCCCTCACGCTGGTGAGCGAGTACAACGACCCGGCGGCGCTGGAAGCGCTGATGGCCGAGCGCGGGCACGAGATCGCCGGGGTCATCTTCGAGCCGGTGGTGGGCAATGCCGGGGTGCTGATTCCCACGCCGGAGTTCCTGGCGGCGCTGCACCGGGTGCGGGAGCACGGCGTCCTCCTGATCGCGGACGAGGTGATGACGGGCTTCCGCCTCTCGCTGCGGGGGGCGACGGGTCGGCTGGGCCTGTCCCCCGACCTGATCTGCTGGGGCAAGATCATCGGTGGCGGGCTGCCGGTGGGCGCCTATGGCGGTCGGGCCGACGTGATGGACTTCGTGTCCCCGCAGGGGCCGGTGTACCAGGCCGGGACGCTGAGCGGCAATCCCCTCGCGATGGCGGCGGGCCTCGCCACCCTGGAGGTGTTGGAGGGTGACCCCAGCATCTACGAGCGGCTGGAAGCGTACACGACTGCCCTCGCGGACGGCCTGCGTTCGGCCGCACGCGAGGCGGGCGTGCCCCTCAGCGTGAACCACATCGGCTCGATGCTGACAGCTTTCCATCAGGACGCGCCCGACGGGTCCATCCGCACCTATGCGGACGCGGCCCGCAGCGACACGGCGGCCTTCGCCACTTGGTTCCAGGCCCTGCTGGGCCGGGGCATCTACTGGGCGCCCTCGCAGTTTGAGAGCATCTTCGTGAGCGCCGCCCACACCGACCACGACCTGAACGCCACGCTGAACGCCGCCCGCGCCGCCTACGCCGGGCTGGGGAGGACTGCATGA
- a CDS encoding thiamine diphosphokinase, protein MTAWILVGGRLVSTPALAALPRPDLVVAADGGARHAAVLRVPIDVWVGDFDSSKGLEVDAPREVHPAAKDETDAELAVRVARDRGATQLVFLGAFGGRFDHAAALALGAVRLAREGLKVTLHSGDESGNPLLPGQVLSLDLPPGATLSVLALSDLRGLTLTGVRWPLSGADVPLGSGWTVSNEALGGEVRVSLAAGTGLVTVLHPGEGQTALAR, encoded by the coding sequence GTGACCGCCTGGATTCTGGTCGGCGGACGACTCGTTTCAACGCCTGCCCTGGCCGCCCTCCCCCGCCCCGACCTCGTGGTGGCGGCCGACGGTGGAGCACGGCACGCGGCGGTGCTGAGAGTGCCTATCGACGTGTGGGTGGGCGACTTCGACTCGTCGAAAGGCTTAGAGGTGGACGCCCCGCGCGAGGTCCATCCCGCAGCCAAGGACGAGACGGACGCCGAACTCGCCGTGCGGGTGGCACGGGACCGGGGGGCCACCCAGCTCGTGTTCCTGGGGGCCTTCGGAGGCCGCTTCGACCACGCGGCGGCGCTGGCGCTCGGCGCGGTGCGGCTGGCGCGGGAGGGGCTGAAGGTCACCCTTCACAGCGGCGACGAGAGCGGGAATCCGCTGCTACCGGGTCAGGTCCTGAGCCTCGACCTTCCCCCCGGTGCCACCTTGAGCGTGCTCGCCCTAAGTGACCTTCGTGGCCTGACCCTGACCGGGGTGCGCTGGCCGCTCTCCGGGGCCGACGTGCCCTTGGGCAGCGGGTGGACCGTCAGCAACGAGGCCCTGGGGGGCGAGGTCCGGGTCAGCCTCGCCGCCGGGACGGGGCTGGTCACGGTCCTGCATCCGGGAGAAGGTCAGACCGCGCTCGCCCGGTAG
- the glp gene encoding gephyrin-like molybdotransferase Glp has product MTRPTFPMHVGVAEARQSLAALLPDPGTELVPLAGARGRLLAADLAARVSHPSATESALDGIAAREADTLGASPDAPARLRVVGESRAGLPFAGTAGPGECVRIYTGAPLPPGADAICPVEQLAEDGPEHVLLRRPASPGDVRPEGGDFRAGEVVLRAGALLTPARVALAAALGHAEVPVRRRLRVALLSTGDEVREPGEALLPGQVYDSNRYGLAALLEECGCDVLNLGHAPDSPDALAGSLAAAGGADLLLTSGGVSMGRYDFMRDLLIERGEVVFWKVRMRPGGPALLGRWGGLPVFGLPGNPVSSLVVFGVIVRPVLTGQPLRTLRLRAGTAFKGLPDKTAFWRGVVSGGEVRDYGQQGSGVLRSLGEADVLVVIPEGPGVQVGEEVEVVWL; this is encoded by the coding sequence ATGACCCGCCCGACCTTTCCCATGCACGTCGGTGTGGCCGAGGCCCGGCAGAGCCTCGCGGCCCTGCTCCCCGACCCCGGCACCGAGCTGGTCCCCCTGGCCGGAGCGCGGGGCCGCCTCCTCGCCGCCGACCTCGCCGCCCGCGTGAGTCACCCCAGCGCGACCGAGAGTGCGCTGGACGGCATCGCCGCGCGGGAGGCCGACACGTTGGGGGCCAGCCCGGACGCCCCCGCACGCCTGCGGGTCGTGGGAGAGAGCCGTGCGGGGCTGCCCTTCGCGGGGACCGCGGGGCCGGGTGAGTGTGTCCGCATCTACACCGGGGCGCCGTTGCCACCGGGCGCGGACGCGATCTGCCCGGTGGAGCAACTGGCGGAGGATGGCCCCGAGCACGTCCTCCTGCGCCGCCCTGCCAGCCCTGGCGACGTGCGGCCCGAGGGGGGGGACTTCCGGGCAGGTGAGGTGGTGCTGCGGGCCGGAGCCCTCCTCACGCCCGCCCGCGTCGCACTCGCGGCGGCGCTGGGGCACGCCGAGGTGCCGGTGCGCCGCCGCCTGCGCGTGGCCCTGCTCTCCACCGGGGACGAGGTGCGTGAACCGGGCGAGGCCCTGCTGCCCGGCCAGGTCTACGACAGCAACCGCTATGGCCTCGCGGCCCTGCTGGAAGAGTGCGGCTGCGACGTGCTCAACCTCGGCCACGCCCCCGACAGCCCCGACGCGCTGGCGGGGTCCCTGGCGGCAGCGGGGGGCGCCGACCTGCTGCTCACCAGCGGGGGCGTCAGCATGGGCCGGTACGACTTCATGCGCGACCTGCTGATCGAGCGCGGCGAGGTCGTCTTCTGGAAGGTACGGATGCGGCCCGGTGGTCCCGCCCTGCTGGGACGCTGGGGGGGCCTCCCGGTCTTCGGGCTGCCCGGCAACCCGGTGAGCAGCCTCGTCGTCTTCGGGGTCATCGTGCGGCCCGTGCTGACCGGCCAGCCCCTGCGGACGCTGCGGCTGCGGGCCGGGACGGCCTTCAAGGGCCTGCCCGACAAGACAGCCTTCTGGCGCGGCGTCGTGTCGGGCGGCGAGGTCCGCGATTACGGGCAGCAGGGCAGCGGCGTGCTGCGCTCGCTGGGCGAGGCGGACGTGCTGGTGGTCATTCCGGAGGGGCCGGGCGTGCAGGTAGGCGAGGAGGTGGAGGTGGTGTGGCTGTAG
- a CDS encoding ABC transporter ATP-binding protein, with product MSQNAGVFSALSLQSLSKRYGPTLAAEEVSLTVGAGETVALLGPSGCGKSTVLRCVAGLERVDAGRVEIGGRDVTPLPPEARHVGLVFQDYALFPHLSVLGNVAYGPRIRGARRAEAEGRAREALALVGLESLADRKPAQLSGGQAQRVALARAVATGSPLLLLDEPLSNLDEQLRARLRSDLKDLFGQVGAGVLLVTHDQREALALAARVAVMRAGRLVQVGGAQQVFARPATAWVAAFLGHANVLAAPGGMARLVPEDAVRLGEGAPLPVTAHQPTDTGAEVTVAHPLGPLTLHLSPREAAGIEEGRLRLSVDDQRVLILPDDRGGL from the coding sequence GTGAGCCAGAATGCCGGGGTGTTTTCCGCCCTCTCCCTCCAGAGCCTCTCCAAACGCTACGGCCCCACCCTGGCCGCCGAGGAAGTCTCCCTGACCGTCGGCGCGGGCGAAACCGTCGCGCTGCTGGGGCCGAGCGGCTGTGGCAAGAGCACGGTGCTGCGCTGCGTGGCGGGACTGGAGCGCGTAGATGCGGGCCGGGTGGAGATCGGCGGGCGGGACGTGACCCCCCTGCCGCCGGAGGCGCGGCACGTCGGGCTGGTCTTTCAGGACTACGCCCTGTTCCCGCACCTGAGCGTGCTCGGAAACGTCGCCTACGGTCCCCGGATACGGGGGGCACGGCGGGCAGAGGCCGAGGGGCGGGCGCGGGAAGCCCTGGCGCTCGTGGGGTTGGAGAGCTTGGCGGACCGCAAGCCCGCGCAACTCTCCGGCGGGCAGGCGCAGCGGGTGGCCCTTGCACGGGCGGTGGCGACCGGCTCTCCCCTGCTGCTGCTCGACGAGCCGCTGAGCAATCTGGACGAGCAACTCCGGGCGCGGCTGCGCTCTGATCTGAAGGACCTGTTCGGCCAGGTCGGCGCGGGCGTGCTGCTCGTCACCCACGACCAGCGGGAAGCGTTGGCGCTGGCGGCACGGGTGGCCGTCATGCGGGCTGGACGGTTGGTGCAGGTGGGGGGGGCACAGCAGGTCTTCGCCCGGCCCGCGACCGCGTGGGTGGCGGCCTTCCTGGGGCACGCGAATGTGCTGGCCGCTCCGGGTGGCATGGCGCGGCTGGTCCCGGAGGACGCGGTCCGACTGGGCGAGGGTGCCCCCCTCCCCGTCACCGCGCACCAGCCCACCGACACCGGGGCCGAGGTCACGGTCGCGCACCCCCTCGGCCCCCTCACCCTGCACCTCAGTCCTCGGGAGGCAGCGGGCATCGAAGAAGGTCGCCTCAGGCTGAGTGTGGACGATCAGAGGGTCTTGATCCTGCCAGATGACCGGGGGGGTCTGTGA
- a CDS encoding CoA-binding protein: MTLLESTPDVIRVLTENRVIAVVGFHPDPMKPAHYVPEYMYRQGYTVIPVNPALAARGESYFGHKAVATLAEIGTPVDVVEVFRRSDKVHQHLDDILAMQPLPRVVWLQLGIRDDATARALTEQGIDVIQDRCMLADHRALL; the protein is encoded by the coding sequence ATGACCCTGCTGGAAAGCACCCCCGACGTGATTCGCGTCCTGACCGAGAACCGGGTGATCGCCGTGGTCGGCTTTCACCCCGACCCGATGAAGCCCGCCCACTACGTGCCCGAATACATGTACCGCCAGGGCTACACGGTGATTCCGGTGAACCCGGCGCTGGCCGCACGGGGCGAGAGCTACTTCGGGCACAAGGCGGTCGCCACCCTCGCGGAGATTGGGACCCCGGTGGATGTGGTGGAGGTCTTTCGCCGCAGCGACAAGGTGCATCAGCATCTGGACGACATCCTCGCCATGCAGCCCCTCCCCCGCGTGGTCTGGCTGCAACTCGGCATCCGCGACGACGCGACGGCGCGGGCACTGACCGAACAGGGCATCGACGTGATTCAGGACCGCTGCATGCTGGCGGACCACCGGGCGCTGCTGTAG
- a CDS encoding amino acid ABC transporter permease translates to MLSTLSTVFTPDALAALWRGAQLTLSLTVLASIFGLILGLIAGLGRMSRLAPVRLLAGAYIETFRGTPLLVQLFFLFFALPQITGVSLPAFNTAVLGLSLFAGAYAAEIIRGSLNAVDRGQTEAARALGLKPWDILRLVLIPQAARTAVPALGNQFIGLLKDSSLASVITVSELLLTTRGLVSITYQPVPLYLAVALIYFLLSNVAARLFALLERRLNRPYRASAV, encoded by the coding sequence ATGCTGTCCACCCTCTCCACCGTGTTCACCCCCGACGCGCTCGCGGCCCTGTGGCGCGGCGCCCAGCTCACGCTGTCCCTCACGGTCCTGGCGAGCATCTTTGGCCTGATCCTGGGTCTGATCGCCGGGCTGGGGCGGATGTCGCGCCTCGCGCCCGTGCGGCTGCTGGCGGGGGCCTATATCGAGACCTTTCGCGGCACACCGCTGCTGGTGCAGCTTTTTTTCCTTTTCTTCGCGTTGCCGCAGATCACGGGTGTTTCCCTGCCCGCCTTTAACACGGCGGTGCTGGGCCTGAGCCTGTTCGCTGGGGCCTACGCCGCCGAGATCATCCGGGGCAGCCTGAACGCCGTGGACCGGGGCCAGACCGAAGCGGCACGGGCGCTGGGCCTCAAGCCCTGGGACATCCTGCGGCTGGTGCTGATTCCACAGGCGGCCCGCACCGCCGTGCCCGCGCTGGGGAACCAGTTCATCGGCCTCTTGAAGGATTCCAGTCTCGCCAGCGTGATCACGGTGTCCGAGCTGCTGCTGACCACCCGTGGGCTGGTGTCCATCACCTACCAGCCGGTGCCGCTGTACCTCGCCGTCGCGCTGATCTACTTTCTGCTGTCGAACGTGGCGGCGCGGCTGTTCGCCCTGTTGGAGCGCCGACTGAACCGGCCCTACCGGGCGAGCGCGGTCTGA
- a CDS encoding S9 family peptidase, producing MTLFRSPVPVFLAASLLLGSCTQVRPPVTEVPTQAGRTFKAVTPTLASVPGAALYQGTYAGLRGEAAYQIEVPANWNGTLVMYAHGYRGEGANLTVDPPPLRSYLLAQGYAWAASSYSGNYYDVQAGVEDTNALALAFERLTGNKHAKPSKYLIMGVSMGGHITAAAVEKETLATAKSRVNYAAALPLCGVMDEEYEFQWLGDYTLAAAQLAGLGPRTFPQSNYQELLPAIKQALFTETEGPTWTENEGQGARLREIARRLTGGDRPVFELGFRLAGTQNAVFSTGGSDGTVNGILTRNLYGNEGRVYRWTSDAAPTAAEKTFNDVILRVRADPAANVARPGGLRWLPAVNGEFSVPVLTLHTLGDFYVPFRHQQLYRQAAQANGNGDRLVQRAIRAAGHCEFDGAELVEAFNDLVAWERTGVKPAGDDVLTAATVASPTYGCRFTRKTRAGVEACPATP from the coding sequence ATGACGCTCTTCCGTTCCCCTGTGCCCGTGTTTCTCGCCGCCAGCCTGCTGCTGGGCAGTTGCACCCAGGTCCGGCCCCCCGTGACGGAGGTGCCCACCCAGGCGGGCCGCACCTTCAAGGCCGTTACGCCGACGCTCGCCTCCGTACCCGGTGCGGCCCTCTACCAGGGCACCTACGCGGGCCTGCGGGGCGAGGCGGCCTACCAGATCGAGGTTCCGGCGAACTGGAACGGCACGCTGGTCATGTACGCGCACGGCTACCGGGGCGAGGGCGCCAACCTCACCGTGGACCCGCCGCCCCTGCGGTCCTACCTGCTCGCGCAGGGCTACGCCTGGGCCGCGAGCAGCTACTCGGGCAACTACTACGACGTGCAGGCGGGGGTGGAGGACACCAACGCGCTCGCGCTGGCCTTCGAGCGCCTGACCGGCAACAAGCATGCTAAGCCGAGCAAGTACCTGATCATGGGCGTCTCGATGGGCGGGCACATCACGGCCGCCGCCGTGGAAAAGGAGACGCTGGCGACGGCCAAGAGCCGAGTCAACTACGCCGCCGCCCTCCCCCTGTGCGGGGTGATGGACGAGGAATACGAGTTCCAGTGGCTGGGCGACTACACGCTCGCCGCCGCGCAGCTCGCCGGGCTGGGGCCGCGCACCTTCCCCCAGAGCAACTACCAGGAGCTGCTGCCCGCGATCAAGCAGGCCCTCTTCACCGAGACCGAGGGACCGACCTGGACCGAGAACGAGGGCCAGGGTGCCCGCCTGCGCGAGATCGCCCGCCGCCTGACCGGCGGGGACCGCCCGGTTTTCGAGCTGGGGTTCCGCCTCGCCGGAACGCAGAACGCGGTGTTCAGCACGGGCGGCTCGGACGGCACCGTGAATGGCATCCTGACCCGCAACCTCTACGGCAACGAGGGCCGGGTCTACCGCTGGACGAGCGACGCCGCTCCCACCGCCGCCGAGAAAACCTTCAACGACGTGATTCTGCGCGTGCGGGCCGACCCCGCCGCCAACGTCGCTCGGCCCGGCGGCCTGCGCTGGCTGCCCGCCGTGAACGGTGAATTCAGCGTGCCCGTGCTGACCCTGCACACGCTGGGCGACTTCTACGTGCCCTTCCGGCACCAGCAGCTCTACCGCCAGGCGGCGCAGGCGAACGGCAACGGCGACCGGCTCGTGCAGCGGGCCATCCGCGCGGCGGGCCACTGCGAGTTCGACGGGGCGGAACTCGTCGAGGCCTTTAACGACCTCGTGGCCTGGGAGCGCACGGGCGTGAAGCCCGCCGGGGACGACGTGCTGACGGCAGCGACTGTGGCGAGCCCCACCTACGGCTGCCGCTTCACCCGCAAGACCCGTGCAGGTGTGGAGGCGTGCCCAGCAACGCCCTGA
- a CDS encoding iron ABC transporter permease translates to MTPAPRTGWLLALPPLLFLTLLLALPLTRTLAEGGVNLSVWQDPYFLGRLSWTLAQASASALIALLIGAPLAYLLSRYTVPGKALLLRLLLLPFVTPTLVAVLGLSALLGPQGWVSRPLGLDLEETPALLILGNLFFNLPVMVRLAYAGFSRVSPGLVGAARTLGASGGRAAWTVALPLALPGLLAGAILVFLYSALSFGLPLALGGERYATLEVEIYTLTAYQFRLPEASALIAGQLALTLGATWAYVALLRGGTGVPASGLPPARGAAAAGLWSLVTLVVLLCFGPLLAVVARGLLGSAGPTLAYWQGILADPETPLLVGNTLRFGLFGLVGAVLLGGLHALGAWRARSRFLDLLSLLPLMVSPVSLAVGYLLAYPALSATLPLLIAAYTLLGFPLVTRSLLPALRALPLRLTEAARTLGARPLGAHRTVTLPLTLPALRGGAALALATVLGEFGATLVLTRPEWATLSVGLYDRLGRPGERNLGEACALATVLLLLAAGAFTLLDGGEGEVT, encoded by the coding sequence ATGACCCCTGCCCCCCGAACCGGCTGGCTCCTCGCCCTCCCCCCCCTCCTCTTCTTGACTCTGCTGCTGGCTCTACCCCTCACCCGCACCCTAGCCGAGGGGGGCGTCAACCTGAGCGTCTGGCAGGACCCCTACTTCCTGGGCCGCCTGTCATGGACGCTGGCCCAGGCGAGCGCGTCGGCTTTGATCGCCCTGCTGATCGGGGCTCCTCTTGCCTATCTCCTCTCGCGATACACGGTTCCCGGTAAGGCCCTGCTGCTGCGTCTCCTGCTCCTGCCCTTCGTGACGCCAACGCTGGTAGCGGTGCTCGGCCTCTCGGCGCTGCTGGGACCGCAGGGGTGGGTGAGCCGTCCGCTGGGTCTGGACCTGGAGGAGACGCCCGCGCTGCTCATCCTGGGGAACCTCTTTTTTAACCTGCCCGTGATGGTCAGGCTGGCCTACGCGGGCTTCTCGCGCGTGTCGCCGGGGCTGGTCGGAGCGGCGCGGACCCTGGGAGCATCGGGCGGGCGGGCAGCGTGGACGGTGGCGCTGCCGCTGGCGTTGCCGGGGCTGCTGGCTGGAGCCATTCTGGTGTTCCTGTACTCGGCGCTGAGCTTCGGGTTGCCGCTGGCGCTGGGGGGCGAGCGGTACGCCACACTGGAGGTGGAGATCTACACGCTGACGGCCTACCAGTTCCGGCTCCCAGAGGCGAGTGCGCTGATCGCCGGACAACTCGCGCTGACGCTGGGGGCGACGTGGGCGTATGTGGCCCTGCTGCGCGGCGGGACGGGCGTGCCCGCGAGCGGCCTGCCCCCGGCGCGGGGCGCGGCGGCGGCAGGACTGTGGAGCCTCGTGACGTTGGTGGTCCTGCTCTGCTTCGGGCCGCTGCTCGCCGTCGTGGCGCGGGGACTCTTGGGGTCGGCCGGGCCGACGCTGGCGTACTGGCAGGGCATCCTGGCCGACCCGGAGACGCCGCTGCTGGTGGGCAACACGCTGCGCTTCGGGCTGTTCGGGCTGGTAGGGGCCGTGCTGCTGGGTGGACTGCACGCGCTGGGGGCGTGGCGGGCACGGTCGCGCTTCCTCGACCTGCTGTCCCTGCTGCCGCTAATGGTGTCCCCCGTGAGTCTGGCGGTAGGCTACCTGCTGGCGTATCCGGCGCTGTCGGCTACCCTGCCGCTGTTGATCGCGGCGTACACGCTGCTGGGCTTTCCGCTGGTGACGCGCAGCCTGCTTCCGGCGTTGCGGGCGCTGCCGCTTCGCCTGACCGAGGCCGCCCGCACCCTGGGCGCCCGGCCCCTCGGGGCGCACCGTACGGTCACGCTTCCGCTCACTCTTCCGGCATTGCGGGGCGGTGCGGCGCTGGCACTCGCAACCGTACTGGGCGAGTTCGGAGCGACGCTGGTGCTGACCCGCCCGGAGTGGGCGACCCTCAGCGTGGGCCTCTATGACCGCCTGGGCCGCCCCGGTGAACGCAATCTGGGCGAAGCGTGTGCGCTGGCGACGGTGCTGCTGCTGCTCGCGGCGGGAGCCTTCACATTGCTGGACGGCGGGGAGGGGGAGGTGACGTGA